Proteins encoded together in one Sphingobacteriia bacterium window:
- a CDS encoding pentapeptide repeat-containing protein — MSRVQYNIYHTDVDLIINKDIDPITKQVKNSFLKEIDLQTWKNHKSLREYYFYRKIYIQDARIEIDNYPFFVCFHGHNEYDFEGLDYNKSYCGDFLASNLSNILIFDTVFSNSNFDYCQFQNTIFVNVKFGKNCSFRNTDFRGAIFINCDFREVSPESFTKTIISKRSKDLQRLSPLYNFDYDKSYQEESFFLELLEVFLLQIKNEYDLELVIPKQYKLENNINTEPKSNISSSQQINSDSNKTNSSPPSLLTLTAISLSFFILSLTYFSIYKAAIIGLISLISVKLASDITTLFIDKISNSINLLTKEYQDVKEKVFGKKVINVPNPPPTTKLKPLFSFDNKETKHRPSIDKEEKDKSIIKNKIERIV; from the coding sequence ATGTCTAGAGTACAATATAATATCTATCATACCGATGTTGACCTTATAATAAATAAGGACATTGATCCTATAACCAAACAAGTAAAAAATTCTTTTTTAAAAGAAATTGACTTACAAACATGGAAAAATCATAAAAGTTTAAGAGAATATTATTTTTATAGAAAAATCTATATTCAAGATGCACGAATTGAAATAGATAATTATCCATTTTTTGTTTGTTTTCATGGACATAATGAATATGATTTTGAAGGTCTAGATTATAATAAATCATACTGTGGCGACTTTTTAGCCTCTAATTTATCAAATATATTAATATTTGATACAGTATTTTCAAATAGCAATTTTGATTACTGCCAATTTCAAAACACTATTTTTGTAAATGTAAAGTTTGGAAAAAATTGCTCCTTCCGTAATACCGATTTCAGAGGAGCGATATTCATAAATTGCGACTTTAGGGAGGTATCCCCTGAATCTTTTACAAAAACAATTATTAGTAAAAGATCAAAAGATTTACAGAGATTAAGTCCTCTATATAATTTTGATTACGATAAATCCTACCAAGAAGAATCATTTTTCTTAGAATTATTAGAAGTTTTTCTTCTTCAAATCAAAAATGAGTATGATCTTGAATTAGTGATCCCTAAACAATATAAACTTGAAAATAATATAAACACAGAACCAAAATCCAATATCTCTTCATCACAACAAATAAATAGTGATAGTAATAAAACAAACTCCTCCCCTCCTTCCCTTCTTACTTTAACGGCAATAAGCTTATCGTTTTTTATTTTATCCTTAACTTATTTCAGCATTTATAAAGCAGCAATAATAGGACTCATTAGCTTAATATCTGTAAAATTAGCATCTGATATAACCACACTTTTTATAGATAAAATAAGTAATTCCATAAATTTACTTACTAAAGAATATCAAGATGTAAAAGAAAAAGTATTTGGGAAGAAAGTAATTAATGTCCCTAACCCCCCACCTACCACAAAGCTTAAGCCATTATTTTCTTTTGATAATAAAGAAACGAAACACAGGCCTTCTATCGATAAAGAAGAAAAAGATAAAAGTATAATTAAAAATAAAATAGAGAGAATCGTATGA
- the traL gene encoding type IV conjugative transfer system protein TraL encodes MSDDFIITKLLDQPKKYLFWSLDEFLALSLPILIGIFANTNPLNKLYIILFAPITFGLLRSIKSKLPLNVIHLEQITYWYLNTKPIGITLRKINTPTLRMPPSYIRRYLGK; translated from the coding sequence ATGAGCGATGACTTTATTATTACTAAATTACTTGATCAACCAAAAAAATATTTGTTTTGGTCATTAGATGAATTTTTAGCATTAAGCTTACCTATATTAATAGGGATTTTTGCCAATACTAACCCATTAAATAAATTATATATAATATTGTTCGCTCCTATAACCTTTGGCCTTTTAAGATCAATAAAAAGTAAACTGCCCTTAAATGTAATTCATTTAGAACAAATAACATATTGGTATCTAAATACAAAGCCAATAGGAATAACTTTAAGAAAAATAAATACACCTACCCTTAGAATGCCACCATCTTATATTCGGCGTTATTTAGGAAAATAA
- a CDS encoding CopG family transcriptional regulator — protein MSKRSRSQESVTVDEDMKRDLEEIALKTGLTKSFLIRCALNNFVKDAKDRLYNMGEDKRFIAYKI, from the coding sequence ATGAGTAAAAGATCCAGAAGCCAGGAAAGTGTCACTGTTGACGAAGACATGAAAAGAGATTTAGAAGAAATAGCGCTCAAAACTGGTCTCACAAAGTCTTTTCTTATAAGATGTGCATTAAATAATTTCGTTAAAGATGCTAAAGATAGATTATATAATATGGGAGAAGATAAGAGATTTATCGCGTATAAGATATAA
- a CDS encoding AAA family ATPase: MIITVGGVKGGAGKSTIATNLAIIASQDPKKEVLLIDADDQESSYNFTALRNELLPEKGAGYSVAKLTGLNVRNEVLNLKKKFNTIIIDTGGRDTSSQRAAITVSDILLVPYVPKTFDVWTVDDVDKILNEMLPSNPTLRCCAFLNRADTKGQDNEAAIAAIKNSPHLLLLDSIVIHRKAFGNAVAQGKSVIELRPKDRKAISEIKELYTEVFENILIGEEA; the protein is encoded by the coding sequence ATGATTATTACAGTTGGTGGTGTTAAAGGTGGAGCTGGCAAAAGTACAATTGCAACTAATTTAGCTATTATTGCTTCTCAAGATCCTAAAAAGGAAGTTTTGTTAATTGATGCTGATGACCAAGAATCATCCTATAATTTTACAGCTTTAAGAAATGAACTTTTGCCAGAGAAAGGAGCAGGTTATAGTGTAGCTAAACTCACTGGTTTAAATGTTAGAAATGAAGTTTTAAACCTAAAGAAAAAATTTAATACTATTATAATTGATACTGGTGGAAGAGATACTTCAAGCCAGAGAGCAGCTATAACCGTTTCAGATATTTTATTAGTACCTTATGTACCAAAAACATTTGATGTATGGACAGTAGACGATGTAGATAAAATATTAAATGAAATGCTTCCTTCTAATCCAACCCTTCGCTGTTGTGCTTTTCTTAATCGTGCAGATACTAAAGGACAAGATAATGAGGCTGCAATTGCTGCGATAAAAAATTCGCCTCACTTACTTCTTCTTGATTCAATCGTTATACATCGAAAAGCCTTCGGCAATGCTGTTGCTCAAGGTAAATCAGTTATAGAACTTAGACCTAAGGATAGAAAAGCTATTAGCGAAATTAAAGAATTATATACTGAAGTTTTTGAAAATATATTGATAGGAGAGGAAGCATGA
- a CDS encoding sensor histidine kinase yields the protein MKVSVFDKLSRFCYERTDEIYHQYQSFAIYFLASFILICLHPTLNFAQNPFQLVGVTLSIILMFYEMLPENLLKYLRFYWLIVLFYCLPFLSTLIVFNNSYKIEALIGNALSLFMLATLTDWLTFIAFFSIGFGFATLVYIKTNCLMIIPYLIIQHENFFVFLYTYIISFIIVIVFSRKKNLIEQETINNYKFINGILAHELNTPFAALNLHSSSLESNLPYFYSVYEKAVKAGILKEKLGEAKYEIIKNTHNDIKEIIKKIYNINDMFSYKLNENIEEKKLRRCNIRTCIQQALDEYPFTSSSLKKVVWHEKETNFNFLGEETLIKHVLFNLIKNALFHAKKESIIEIWGKRDERANYLFFRDTGKGISSENLPYIFERFYSKNAFSTGLGLYFCKVVMHSFKGDISCNSLEGHFTEFKLTFPYIK from the coding sequence ATGAAAGTTAGTGTATTCGATAAATTATCACGTTTTTGTTATGAACGCACAGATGAAATCTACCATCAATATCAAAGTTTTGCTATTTATTTCCTAGCAAGTTTTATATTGATATGTTTACATCCAACATTAAATTTTGCTCAAAATCCTTTTCAACTTGTAGGGGTTACATTAAGCATAATATTAATGTTTTATGAAATGTTACCTGAAAATCTATTAAAATACTTAAGATTTTATTGGTTAATTGTACTATTTTACTGTCTTCCTTTTTTATCTACTTTAATTGTTTTTAATAATAGTTATAAGATTGAAGCTTTAATAGGTAATGCTTTATCACTTTTTATGTTGGCTACATTAACCGATTGGTTAACATTTATTGCATTTTTTTCTATAGGATTTGGTTTTGCAACATTAGTGTATATTAAAACTAATTGCTTAATGATAATTCCTTATTTAATTATTCAGCATGAAAACTTTTTCGTATTTTTATATACATATATTATATCCTTCATAATTGTAATAGTTTTTTCGAGAAAGAAAAATTTAATAGAGCAAGAAACAATAAATAATTATAAATTTATCAATGGTATCCTTGCTCATGAATTAAATACACCTTTCGCTGCTTTAAATTTACATAGTTCTTCTTTAGAATCTAATTTACCTTATTTTTATAGTGTTTATGAAAAGGCTGTAAAAGCAGGTATTTTGAAGGAAAAACTAGGAGAAGCAAAGTACGAAATAATTAAAAATACTCACAATGATATAAAAGAAATAATAAAAAAAATTTATAATATAAACGACATGTTTAGTTATAAATTAAACGAAAATATTGAAGAAAAAAAATTAAGAAGATGTAATATTCGTACCTGTATTCAACAAGCTTTAGATGAATACCCTTTCACTTCTTCATCTTTGAAAAAAGTTGTTTGGCATGAAAAAGAGACAAATTTCAATTTTCTAGGTGAAGAAACCTTAATTAAGCACGTATTATTTAATTTAATTAAAAATGCCCTATTCCATGCAAAAAAAGAAAGTATTATTGAAATTTGGGGTAAAAGAGATGAAAGGGCAAATTATTTATTCTTTAGGGATACTGGTAAGGGTATTTCTAGTGAAAACCTCCCATATATTTTTGAAAGATTTTATTCTAAAAATGCCTTTAGTACAGGTTTGGGATTATATTTTTGTAAAGTAGTTATGCATTCATTTAAAGGGGATATAAGCTGTAATTCGCTTGAAGGACACTTTACAGAGTTTAAACTGACTTTCCCTTATATTAAGTAG
- a CDS encoding type-F conjugative transfer system secretin TraK, whose protein sequence is MRKYFYFILSLFFPLIGDANQNIVINENERINVVIPTNHLTRIYFKNDRIKNLFSNAEDLILEADENLGQLYIRPASSLIKETSITLVSEMGIVQDVNIKVNDNLNLGETVQLISNKPNLMAEIEDKTKTLNYTDDIVSIIKDLIKSDNIKGLSASLVLDKSITLTKISEINKEKYKGEKFKVKNISKELKIITENTIPTNSKILAIAILKKELKPNEVTEAYIVRAK, encoded by the coding sequence ATGCGGAAATATTTTTATTTTATCTTGAGTCTATTTTTTCCATTAATTGGTGATGCTAATCAAAATATAGTCATTAATGAAAATGAAAGGATAAATGTTGTAATACCAACTAACCACTTGACAAGAATATACTTTAAAAATGACAGAATTAAAAACCTATTCAGTAATGCAGAGGATTTAATATTAGAAGCCGATGAAAATTTAGGTCAATTATATATAAGACCGGCAAGTTCTTTGATTAAAGAAACATCAATAACGTTAGTTTCAGAAATGGGTATTGTACAAGATGTAAATATTAAAGTTAATGATAATTTAAATTTAGGAGAGACAGTCCAACTAATATCTAATAAACCCAATTTAATGGCCGAAATAGAAGATAAAACTAAAACTTTAAATTACACGGATGACATTGTAAGTATCATTAAAGACCTTATTAAATCAGATAATATCAAAGGTTTATCTGCAAGCCTAGTTCTTGATAAATCAATAACCCTAACAAAAATTAGCGAAATAAATAAAGAAAAATACAAGGGTGAAAAATTTAAAGTAAAAAACATCAGTAAAGAATTAAAAATAATTACTGAAAATACTATTCCTACAAATTCTAAAATATTAGCAATAGCAATCTTAAAAAAAGAATTAAAGCCTAATGAAGTAACTGAAGCTTATATAGTGAGGGCAAAATGA
- a CDS encoding methyltransferase domain-containing protein gives MMKDNLIKLINTENEIIVENNNTTKSYNLYFEKNNGISLYNKRFKSQKLTYSEYNIVVRTCLSVIKNIKKKTHSYPNKLSVLDFGCGDGRYFKAFVKVANILKSKGIILELINYDPSYIGLQCYQNELMNIGFKLNSSVNLHQIQEDSFKGYEVSTLLKDNLKVKFIHGNANDDSKYIMELLGGENSVDLIFCMFGVLSHIPMQTARIDILTIFNQMVNIWGKVVVSVPAYKDFKKELITYDQLRREKNVLDTHKNPLSFIDYKGILGSVSEEGDIYYCRYDDEKAIRIYYNLYNFNRFKNDLKNSGLSINSLNILNFWHPSKVAGRVILSISDYLISFILSRICKIFKNSVNFTSYIVSICSKDTNDDKKTPY, from the coding sequence ATGATGAAAGATAATTTAATTAAATTAATTAATACCGAGAATGAAATTATTGTAGAAAACAATAATACTACTAAATCATACAATCTATATTTCGAGAAAAATAATGGTATTTCCTTGTATAATAAAAGGTTCAAATCTCAGAAATTGACTTATAGTGAATATAATATCGTTGTACGTACTTGTTTAAGTGTTATAAAAAATATAAAGAAAAAAACACATTCTTACCCTAACAAATTATCTGTCTTAGATTTTGGTTGCGGTGATGGCAGATATTTCAAAGCTTTCGTTAAAGTGGCTAATATTTTGAAAAGCAAAGGAATTATTCTTGAATTAATAAACTATGATCCTAGTTATATTGGATTACAATGTTATCAAAATGAATTAATGAATATAGGTTTTAAATTAAATAGCTCTGTAAATCTCCATCAAATACAAGAAGATAGTTTTAAAGGGTACGAAGTTAGTACATTATTAAAAGATAATCTTAAAGTTAAGTTCATACATGGTAACGCCAATGATGATTCTAAATATATAATGGAATTATTAGGGGGTGAGAATAGTGTAGATCTTATTTTCTGTATGTTTGGTGTATTATCACATATTCCAATGCAGACAGCCCGAATTGATATACTTACAATTTTTAATCAAATGGTGAATATATGGGGTAAGGTAGTGGTAAGCGTACCAGCCTACAAAGATTTTAAAAAAGAATTAATTACCTACGATCAACTTCGTAGAGAAAAAAATGTATTAGATACCCATAAGAACCCGCTTTCTTTTATAGATTATAAAGGAATATTGGGGTCAGTATCAGAAGAAGGAGATATCTATTATTGTAGATATGATGATGAGAAAGCTATCAGAATATATTATAACTTATATAATTTTAATCGTTTTAAGAATGACTTAAAAAACAGTGGCTTATCCATTAACTCGCTAAATATACTTAATTTCTGGCATCCTTCTAAGGTAGCAGGAAGAGTTATTTTATCAATTTCAGACTATTTAATTTCATTTATTTTATCTCGAATTTGTAAAATATTTAAAAATAGTGTAAACTTTACTTCATATATAGTATCAATATGTAGTAAAGATACAAACGATGATAAGAAAACGCCTTATTAA